The Candidatus Bathyarchaeota archaeon DNA window GCTGCTCGACTGCCCAGTTTCTCAAGCCGAAGTAGTAGTAGGAAGCTGCGTAAGGTGGGCTTAACCCCTCACCCCTCACTATGCCATCGTCGCCAAAGTCTCTCACGGCGTCGAGGAACGCCGTATAGTTGTCGTGCAACACGGAACTGTTTATCATGAATATCACAGGCTCATAGTCCGCCTCTTTTTTGATAAGCCGTTCCAATTCTACGACGCCGCCGTCGGCTATCCGTCCTAGATGCCGCTTAATAGTTTTCGAGACATCTCCTACAGGAGTCTTGTAGACTATATGCTCTACATCGCCTTCGCTCCACCGTTCAACTCTAATCCCTGGCCGCTCGTCCCAGTACAATGGGCATCGGTGACAGAGCCCCATCCCCCTATTCCTAAGCATCCTCTCGACCGTGCCCCTAGGCACGAGGTTATCGTAAGGCGCGAACGGGATGAGGTCTACAGGTTTTCGACGTAGTACGGCCATCACTCTTTCACGGAAGCTCTTCATAGTCTATCAAACCGACGTGATCTTAGCTGCTCCTATTTTAGGCTTAGGAGGGGAAAGACGTATATATCTACGATAGACGTAAACCCCTCTTACAGAGGATGCGTAGCCATGGAGAAGGTTCGAATAGGTATTATAGGTTGTGGAGGTATAGCTATCTACCATCTATCGAACTTGATGAGGATACCTGAGGCAAGGGTCGTCGCGTTAGCCGACGTGAACCCGGCTAGTCGGGATAGGGTCTTGAAGTTCATACCGATGGTTGAGGATGTCCCGTTTTTCAAAGATTACATGAGGATGCTGAACGAGGTTGAAATGGACGCCGTTGAAATACTTACCCCGCATGCCCTGCATCATAAGCAGATAATAGAGTCGCTGGAAAGAGGATTGCATATTTTAGTCGAGAAACCCATGGTCTGTAATACAGAGCAGGCTCTAGACGTAGTTCGTAGGGCCGAGGCATCCGACAAGGTTGTTATGGTATCTTACCAGAGGCATCTTATGGGTAGGTTTAGGCTTGTTAAACAGTTGATAGCGGAGGGTAGGGTCGGTGAGGTTAAGTTTATCCAAGCCTTTCTAGCTCAAAACTGGGTCGACCTATCTCGAGGGACTTGGAGGCAGGACCCTAAGCTGAGCTGCGGTGGACAGTTGATCGACTCTGGAAGCCATATACTCGACTTCATATTGTGGGCTACCGGCTTGACCCCGGAGGAGGTTTACGCATACTCAGATAACCTAGGTGCTCCTGTGGACGTGAACACGGCCATAGCGTTGAAGTTCAAAGAGGGAGCGGAGGGGTGTATATCTATAATAGGGGATTCCCCAGACAGCTTTATGGAGAACTATATTTTCCTAGGGGATAAGGGCATGATCGTCATGGACGAGAGAGGGTTGAGGCTCATCGAACGTGGTAAACCATATGTACTCGAGGCCTCGAGGTATCCTCGAACCAAAAGCCCAGATCAAGGGTTTATAGACACGATACTCGGACGATGTGAAAACCCGTCTCCACCGATATGCGGCCTACGTGTAGCCCAGTTGACCGACGCGATCTATAAAGCCGCTTCAGAAGGAAGACCTGTTAAACTGAAGGACTTGGGGGTTTAAAGGAGCTTCAGCTAGGCATGAGAGATTTTCTACGGGGAACGTTTTATAGCGTTATCGTCTAAAAGGTATGCCGTGTGAAAAGGTTGAGCCGGGTTAGACGGGTAGATATACTCGTCGTCGGATGCGGCCCCGCCGGTTTACAAGCGGCTATAACAGCTGCCGTACGCAAGATGAAGGTTCTGGTCTTAGGTAAACCCGGTAAGAGTGCGTTGGCTCATGCCCACGTGAGCGACTACTTTGGGGTAGTAGGGCCTATAGACGGTTCTGAGCTTATTAAAAACGGTTTAGCTCAGGCAAAGTCTAAAGGCGTCGAGGTCGTAGAGGAGGACGCTGTCGAACTAAGCCGAGAAGACGGGTTGTTTAAAGCCAAAACCGAGGGAGGGCTAACGGTCTTAGCAGACGCCGTTATACTGGCTATGGGTGCGAGAAGGGAGCGTCTCGGCGTCGAAGGCGAGGATAGGCTTCTGGGACGTGGAGTCAGCTACTGTGCAGAGTGTGACTGCGGCTTCTTCCGCGGTTTAAACGTAGCCGTAGTCGGGGATGAAAGCGCAGCGGCCTCCGCAGCTCTGCTTCTGGCAGACTATGCTTCGAAGGTATGGCTCATTTCGGAAAAGCTCATGTTTTCAGAGTTTCTGCTCGGGAATCTTAGGAAGAAAGGGGTGGAGATTCTAGAAGGAAGGAGGGTTAGGGAGATCCTGGGCGAGAACAGGGTGGAGGGTATAGTTCTAGATGACGGTTCTAAGCTCGACGTTAAGGGGGTGTTTATCGAGCTCGGCTCTAGAGGTGTTCTAGAGCTCGCCTTCCATATAGGGTTACTGCCGGATGAAAACGGCTATCTTAGGGTTGATCGACGGCAGATGACGGAGGTTGAAGGGGTTTACGCGTGCGGAGACCTATGTGGGCCTCCTTTAAGCCTAGCTAAGGCCGTGGGGGAAGGGTATGTAGCAGGCTTCTCGGCTTCGAACTATGTGAGGTCTAAGAGGGGGGAGACGGGTTGATAACAGTTGTCAAAGCAGACGGCTCCAGAGAACCATTCCAGAGGAGAAAGGTCTTCAGAACCTGTCTTAGAATATGCGGCTCATCGGAGGTCGCCGAGGTGGTTTCTAGAGAGGTCGAGGCGAGGGCTTACGACGGGATCTCCACGAGAGAGATACTCCAGATGGTGTTCGAGCTCGCGGCTAAGCATAGACCTGCTATAGCGCATAGAACCGACTTGAGGATGGCTCTAAGCCTCCTGAGGTCTAAGCCGGATTTTGAAGGCTTCATCGCCCGTCTGTTCGAAAACCTCGGATACAAGGTCAGGCGGAACCTAATAATTCAAGGGTTCTGTATAGAGCATGAGATCGATGTCTTGGCTTTTAAGGGAGAAGAAGTGGTGTATGTAGAGGTTAAACACCATGTGCAGCCGCATAGATATGTCGACCTAGACGTGGTCGAGAAGATTTGGGCTACTCTGCTAGACCTGAGGGAGGGGTATGAGAAGGGGTTTCACGGTTTCAACATATCGAAGCCTTTGGTCGCTACGAACACTAAGCTTACGTGGCATGCGTCTAAATACGCTAGGTGCCGAGGCGTAGATATACTCTGCTGGAACATCCCGAGGGGCCGGAGCCTAGAGGAGCTTCTGGTGAAGTTCAAGATGTATCCTGTGACGATCTTAAAAGGGTTTGAACTGGAAACGCTATACAAGGTAATAGACCTTGGCTACATGACGATTAAAGATTTGGCGGAGACCGAGCCTAGGGAGCTTTCGGAAAAGGGATTACCCGAAGAGACGGCCAACCTACTCGTCGAACGTGCCGGTAAGGTTCTTGAAGCGATGCCGTAACCCTCGACCGTTTTATTCGATGGATAAGATAAATTAGGGCTTTCGACTGTGTTTAAACCGGGGGGTTTCTTATGCGCGTCTTAGGCTTGTCTGGAAGCCCGAGAAGGGATGGAAACACGGATAACGCGGTTAAAATCGTTTTAGAGATCCTACGAGGTCTAGGCGCTGAAACATCCTTCCTTAGGGTCGGAGATTTCCATATAGAACCGTGTAGAGGATGCAGAGATTGCATGAAAACCGGTGAATGCTCGATCAAAGACGACGAGTTCCAGAAGCTGCTGGACGAGGTCATGAAGAGCAACCTTTTAATCCTCGGAGCCCCGGTCTACTGGTTCGCCCCACCCGGGATTATGAAAAACTTCATAGATAGAACCCACGGCTTCTATCTTGATAAGAGTAGGCTTAGGGGTAAGATGTTCGCTATCATAAGCGTGGCGGCCGACTCGGGCTTCGAGACCCATGAAAGAATAATGTCCTGGCTTAGAGTGTATGGAGCAACTCTGATAGCGAAGGTCAGGGTCTACGCCCGGGAGAAGGGAGACCTCGAGAGAAGGCCTCACGAAATTCAGAAGCTGAAACGGTTCGCTGAGGAGGTCGCGGTTAAAGCCGGTTTGAAAAGACCTGTTTAATGCTAGGCTCCGCCTTTAAGCTCCTCGGCTAGTTTGGCTATGTAATCAGGGTCTTTTATCGTCGGCTCGGCTATACCGACCATATCGGCTCCCGCCTCGAAGAGCCGTCTAACGTCGCTAGTAGACCTGACGTAGCCGCTTACTAGGAGGAAGAGCCTCCCACCATATCGGTTTTTAACCTTTTTGACGAACTCAAAGTCGGGACGTTTTGAACGCTCATCTCTTATGTTGAAGTGAACCCCGAGAAGATTCATGTCGACCAGCTCATCGAGTATCGGGGTGTAATCGGGTATAGCCCTCATCCTAAACTTCACGATTACAGGTATCCTAAGCTTGGAAAACTCACCGAGCCATCTGAATAGCTCGGGTCTATGCTCGGGAAGAACCATAGCCCTGAGTTTCCCCTGCTTCAGATACCGCTTTAAACCGCCGTGGCAGTTAAGCTCAACCACGTCGCCGCCCGCCTCTTTAAAACAATCAGACGCTTCAAGCCCCCACTCCAGCTTAAGAGTAGCCAGGTTCAGACACACGATCACGTCAAGCCTCTTCTTAACGTTTTCAACCTGGTCAGCTAGAAACCTTATACAATCCCCTCTGTCGGCGGGTAGAATAGATTTGTAGCCTGGAACACCATATGCAGGGGGCTCAGCAAGATAGGCGCCGAGCTGAACCATATCGGCTCCCCGGCCTCTTTCGGCACAGAAGGCTCCGTCGGTTATACCCATCATGGACGAAAGAAACAGCTTTCCACGGAGGCGTTCACGCATACGCTCCCACATACCTAGACCAACCTCGAATAAAGACTAGGTTTGAAGGATTAAAAGCTCACCGTTTGAGATGCTGCTCTGGATGGGTTTGAACCCATCTTGCGGCGCCTATCGCTACGCAGTAGTCGCAGTTTTCCGGGACCTCAACCTTCACATTGAATAATCTGCAAACGTCTCTGACGCGTTCGACGATCAGTTTGCTTCTAGCAAGCTTACCCACGAGAACGACGTCCTCCTCCAACCGATAAGCCTTAGCAGCTAGGCTCACTACGACACCTACGACCTCTCCGACCATGTTGAAGATCGCCGCTGCCAAGTCCTCTTCGCTAGCATCCTCGTCCACCTTACCGAAGTTCGAGGCCGTAGCCTCGGCGGGAATTATACCGACCGATCCCCCGGCTATGTCACCTACCGTGAGGTCCACCTTACGCAGGTCTCCTCGACCGGCCATATCCTCCAGCAACTCAAAGTTCACCCTCCTGACTATAAGCCGAGCCAACCCTCTGATCGTTCCTCCGCCCACACCGGTTCCCCCTATATGCCTTATCACACCGTCCTTATACGCGGCCACCAGTGCCGTGCCTGTTCCCATGCTCACGACGAGAGCCTTATCCTTTCCGGTTAGGGTTAAACCGCCTACCCCTATGGCCTCTATCTCGTTGACTTTCACGACGGGTATGTCTAGTATGGAGGCACCTAGGAACCTAGAGCCGGCTCCTGAAACCGCTAGAACCTCGACCTCTTTAAGGGGGAGGCTCAACTCTGAGAGAAGTTTACCCAGCGCTCCTGAGGTGGCGGCTATGGGCTCTGTCGTTGCGACCGTGCAGAGTCCGATGAGTTTACCGTCGTCTAAGGCCACGGCTTTCGTGAAGCTTCCGCCCACGTCTACGCCGACTATCAAATGAACCTCCTCGACTACTCTATCGTAGGATAGGTTAGATAACGGTTTCCCTAATATCTTTAATATCTTTAATAATATTCTCAGATAGTTTTAATTCATCAGACGTAGTGAAATCAGCGGAAGGACTATGAGGCTTAAGCAAACCGTTATCCTAGTATGTGCGACCGCCATGAACGGGGCGCTCTACGCAGTCCTAGGATACCTAACGTATCTGGGGCTGTTTACACCCGTCATAGGGGTCGTCAGGTTTTGGCCGGCGGTAGTGGTCCCAGGGTTCTTCGCAGCAGTCTACGGCCCGCTCGTAGGAGGGTTGGGAGCGGCTATAGGGATATTCATAAGCGACATGTGTATCCATGGCAACGCTCTTCTGAGCCTAACGGTCGGTGTGCCGGCGAACTTTCTAGGCTTCTATACCTTGGGTCTTTTAGCCAAGAGGAAAGCCGGTAGGTTGGAGGTTTACGGGTCTGTTGCGTTTCTCTTAGCCGTCGCGTTGCTGTCGGTCCTCTTATACAGCCCGATGGGGGTCCTCGACGCTACAACATCCATCGTGTTTGCAGCCGTATCGTTCGTGAGCATTGCTTCTATACTGATCGTCGATAGGCTTTATCCTGAGTTTTCAAGCTTCGGATTGGCGTCCGTGGCGGGTTTAGCGCTTGGAAGCGCCATCATAGGGATAGGGGTTTGGCTGTTCAGCCAGTTTCTGATGCTTCCGACCGGGGAGATGAGGCTACCGGTTCAAGCCGCGCTCATATGGTTCATATGGACGTTCATCACGGAGATCCCGTTTCTGACGATAGTCGTTCCACCGGTTCTTCGAGCGTTTTTCAAGGCATACCCGGGTTTCCGTAGGGCTTCAAAGACGCCGCGGAAGGGTCTTGTTAAAAAATAGGTCGAAATTTCTTAATTAAACCCCGTTTCACGCGGCGGCTTTAGCATTTATAGAATTGGAAAGCTTTAAATTAAGAAATGATAGTCTTTAGGTTGACATGGGTAGAGCTAGGATCGTGGATAAGCTTCCGGAGGAGGCTAGAAGCTTCCTGTATAAGCTTATCGAGGAGCATGGAAGCAGCTTCGAGGTTGCAGAGCGTTATAACGAGGAGGCCTCGAGGAGAGGGTGGCTCAAAATATCCCAGCCTACGATATATAGGATCATCAAACGGAGAAGGCTTGAGTCTGGTAGGCCTAGCTGGGACGAGTATTTCATGGAGATGGCTAGGCTCGTGGCCAGACGGTCTACGTGTCTCCGTACCAAAGTCGGGGCCGTCTTGGTCAAAGACAACAGGATATTGGCCACGGGATACAACGGGGCGCCTAAGGGGCTTCCACACTGCTCAGAAACCGGATGTCTGAGGGAGAAGCTTCACATCCCCTCAGGTGAGAGGCATGAGCTGTGCCGCGGGCTCCACGCCGAGCAGAACTGTATAATCCAGGCGGCCGTGTTCGGTGTGAGCACTAGGGGGGCTACGCTTTACTGTACGCATTTCCCATGCTCGATATGTGCTAAGATGATAATAAACGCCGAGATAGCCGAGGTCGTCTACGAACACGACTACGACGACAAGATGTCCAAGAAGCTCCTAGAACAGGCCAAGATCAAGGTCAGGCGGTTCAAACCAACAACTCCTCCATAAGCCCGGATAACCTCCATGGGGCAGACGAACCCCCCTCCTCTAGGATTTTCCATGATAAATCACCCCAGGTAATATCCAAACAATCCCAAAATCCAGACGACCAATTCTCTCTATGAGATTCCCCTAGGGTGAGATGAAGACCCGAAGACCTAACCAGACCTAGCTTTCAATTCTCTCTATGAGATTCCCTAAATTTCCCTGAAATGCTTAGGTTTGACTTAGGTTACTTTCAATTCTCTCTATGAGATTCCGGGTTCTGGAGCCTCAGCCACAGCTTAGAATTGAAGCCCCCTTTCAATTCTCTCTATGAGATTCGTCCTGAAACAACCGCCGCGGCTACACCCCCTGTTTTAGCCTTTCAATTCTCTCTATGAGATTCAATGGGTAGATGGAATTAACCGTCAGATTCAGATAGCTTTCAATTCTCTCTATGAGATTCTTACACATCCTTATGACTCTTCTATCCTCTATCCTCTCCTTTCAATTCTCTCTATGAGATTCCTCGACGTATAGAACATATAAGTATCCGAATCTCTTAGCTTTCAATTCTCTCTATGAGATTCTCAAATAATGACTTAATCAGAATCAATAATAAACACTTTCAATTCTCTCTATGAGATTCTCCAGGGTTTCGGCCCTATCGTGATGCCTAGTATCGGCTTTCAATTCTCTCTATGAGATTCATACAGGGAAACACGATCTCGCTAACCCAGTAGACCCCCTTTCAATTCTCTCTATGAGATTCAAGATATTTCTTCAACGCATCTATCGCATCCCGTCCGAGAACTTTCAATTCTCTCTATGAGATTCTCATCTTCGACAAGGATTTTAAGACTATCATTCTTCCGCTTTCAATT harbors:
- a CDS encoding flavodoxin family protein, which encodes MRVLGLSGSPRRDGNTDNAVKIVLEILRGLGAETSFLRVGDFHIEPCRGCRDCMKTGECSIKDDEFQKLLDEVMKSNLLILGAPVYWFAPPGIMKNFIDRTHGFYLDKSRLRGKMFAIISVAADSGFETHERIMSWLRVYGATLIAKVRVYAREKGDLERRPHEIQKLKRFAEEVAVKAGLKRPV
- a CDS encoding pantothenate kinase — protein: MIVGVDVGGSFTKAVALDDGKLIGLCTVATTEPIAATSGALGKLLSELSLPLKEVEVLAVSGAGSRFLGASILDIPVVKVNEIEAIGVGGLTLTGKDKALVVSMGTGTALVAAYKDGVIRHIGGTGVGGGTIRGLARLIVRRVNFELLEDMAGRGDLRKVDLTVGDIAGGSVGIIPAEATASNFGKVDEDASEEDLAAAIFNMVGEVVGVVVSLAAKAYRLEEDVVLVGKLARSKLIVERVRDVCRLFNVKVEVPENCDYCVAIGAARWVQTHPEQHLKR
- a CDS encoding Gfo/Idh/MocA family oxidoreductase, which gives rise to MEKVRIGIIGCGGIAIYHLSNLMRIPEARVVALADVNPASRDRVLKFIPMVEDVPFFKDYMRMLNEVEMDAVEILTPHALHHKQIIESLERGLHILVEKPMVCNTEQALDVVRRAEASDKVVMVSYQRHLMGRFRLVKQLIAEGRVGEVKFIQAFLAQNWVDLSRGTWRQDPKLSCGGQLIDSGSHILDFILWATGLTPEEVYAYSDNLGAPVDVNTAIALKFKEGAEGCISIIGDSPDSFMENYIFLGDKGMIVMDERGLRLIERGKPYVLEASRYPRTKSPDQGFIDTILGRCENPSPPICGLRVAQLTDAIYKAASEGRPVKLKDLGV
- a CDS encoding cytidine/deoxycytidylate deaminase family protein, which codes for MGRARIVDKLPEEARSFLYKLIEEHGSSFEVAERYNEEASRRGWLKISQPTIYRIIKRRRLESGRPSWDEYFMEMARLVARRSTCLRTKVGAVLVKDNRILATGYNGAPKGLPHCSETGCLREKLHIPSGERHELCRGLHAEQNCIIQAAVFGVSTRGATLYCTHFPCSICAKMIINAEIAEVVYEHDYDDKMSKKLLEQAKIKVRRFKPTTPP
- a CDS encoding FAD-dependent oxidoreductase; this encodes MSRVRRVDILVVGCGPAGLQAAITAAVRKMKVLVLGKPGKSALAHAHVSDYFGVVGPIDGSELIKNGLAQAKSKGVEVVEEDAVELSREDGLFKAKTEGGLTVLADAVILAMGARRERLGVEGEDRLLGRGVSYCAECDCGFFRGLNVAVVGDESAAASAALLLADYASKVWLISEKLMFSEFLLGNLRKKGVEILEGRRVREILGENRVEGIVLDDGSKLDVKGVFIELGSRGVLELAFHIGLLPDENGYLRVDRRQMTEVEGVYACGDLCGPPLSLAKAVGEGYVAGFSASNYVRSKRGETG
- a CDS encoding restriction endonuclease, with the protein product MITVVKADGSREPFQRRKVFRTCLRICGSSEVAEVVSREVEARAYDGISTREILQMVFELAAKHRPAIAHRTDLRMALSLLRSKPDFEGFIARLFENLGYKVRRNLIIQGFCIEHEIDVLAFKGEEVVYVEVKHHVQPHRYVDLDVVEKIWATLLDLREGYEKGFHGFNISKPLVATNTKLTWHASKYARCRGVDILCWNIPRGRSLEELLVKFKMYPVTILKGFELETLYKVIDLGYMTIKDLAETEPRELSEKGLPEETANLLVERAGKVLEAMP